A window from Armatimonadota bacterium encodes these proteins:
- a CDS encoding HD domain-containing protein: MSWKPTTQASWLTPNLHIRWALLAGVLILTYDKLGNPFIGALTGMLFASNIGFAIYLRSSKGDLDGARLFAACLRIADGVGVTIFSLAPTLAGERLWLLGIPIILAEALSSRNRSSAAMLVGLMTAVQVVAFLTGALPLKDLAISVALFGILGGIGLLLAGYKSQEDRLHSRDRRLSAVLDCGTAFAATRSLKATVVHTLKTAVNEVGASCGYVLLLDDEGKGPLVAEAAYGVDGEFEFPETLDVGFGLSGFVARTGQPVSVSDDSIEHQSYDGVMTGIHAAISVPLVTRATSTASRGSDEQVLGVITMLSRTRGHQFSGDDMDLLRTLSALIAVAVANARMEERRHETFVRTLESLATALEARDEYTQGHSQRVCDVSMLLGERMGLSPEAMEELRIGTVLHDIGKIGVPDAILNKRARLTDEEFALMKLHPVIGYEICKPLMLSEGILMIIRNHHEKLDGSGYPDGLKGGELPLSLRIVCIADAFDAMSSTRPYRGEMALSDVLAELSRGAGTQFDPVVVEALKHVLPSDRFQSIYLKEAPVQERRAA; the protein is encoded by the coding sequence ATGAGCTGGAAGCCTACGACCCAAGCCAGTTGGCTGACCCCAAACCTGCACATCCGATGGGCGCTGCTCGCGGGTGTGCTGATTCTGACGTACGACAAGCTGGGCAACCCCTTTATCGGCGCCTTGACCGGCATGCTGTTTGCCTCCAACATCGGGTTTGCCATCTATCTTCGATCCAGCAAGGGAGACCTTGATGGAGCAAGGCTCTTTGCAGCCTGCCTTCGCATCGCCGACGGTGTCGGTGTAACCATCTTTAGCCTCGCGCCGACCTTGGCCGGTGAAAGGCTTTGGCTCTTGGGAATCCCCATCATTTTGGCTGAGGCTCTCTCAAGCAGGAATCGGTCGAGCGCCGCCATGCTGGTGGGCTTGATGACGGCGGTTCAGGTGGTCGCTTTTCTCACGGGCGCTCTGCCGCTCAAAGACCTCGCCATCTCGGTGGCACTCTTCGGCATTCTCGGAGGCATCGGCCTGCTGTTGGCGGGCTACAAATCCCAAGAAGACCGTCTGCATTCACGAGACCGAAGACTATCCGCCGTCCTCGATTGCGGCACGGCTTTCGCTGCGACGCGATCGCTGAAAGCCACAGTCGTCCACACCCTGAAGACCGCGGTCAACGAAGTAGGCGCTTCCTGTGGCTATGTCTTGCTGCTCGACGACGAGGGCAAGGGGCCTCTGGTCGCCGAGGCAGCCTATGGGGTGGATGGCGAGTTCGAGTTTCCTGAGACTCTCGATGTCGGGTTTGGTCTCTCGGGATTTGTTGCGCGCACGGGCCAACCGGTGTCCGTCTCGGACGATTCAATAGAGCATCAGAGTTACGACGGCGTCATGACGGGCATTCACGCTGCCATCTCGGTCCCACTGGTCACCCGTGCTACGAGCACCGCTTCCCGCGGTTCTGATGAACAAGTTCTTGGAGTCATCACCATGCTCAGCAGAACTCGGGGCCATCAGTTCTCGGGCGACGACATGGACCTCCTGAGGACCTTGAGTGCCCTCATCGCCGTGGCCGTAGCCAACGCGAGGATGGAGGAGCGGCGCCACGAAACGTTCGTGCGCACTCTTGAGAGTCTGGCGACCGCACTTGAAGCCCGCGACGAATACACGCAGGGGCACTCCCAACGCGTGTGTGACGTCTCCATGCTTCTTGGCGAGCGGATGGGACTCTCGCCTGAGGCCATGGAGGAGCTTCGCATCGGTACGGTGCTCCACGACATCGGGAAGATCGGCGTGCCCGATGCGATCCTGAACAAACGAGCTCGACTGACGGACGAAGAGTTCGCCCTGATGAAGCTCCACCCGGTCATCGGGTACGAGATCTGCAAGCCCCTCATGCTCTCTGAGGGCATTCTCATGATCATCCGCAACCACCACGAAAAGCTGGATGGGAGCGGGTACCCAGACGGCCTAAAAGGAGGCGAGCTGCCCCTGTCCCTCCGCATCGTCTGCATTGCCGACGCGTTTGATGCGATGAGCTCGACACGCCCCTATCGAGGCGAAATGGCGCTGTCCGATGTGTTGGCGGAGCTAAGCCGAGGCGCGGGGACGCAGTTTGACCCCGTGGTGGTGGAGGCGCTCAAACACGTTCTGCCTTCTGACCGGTTCCAAAGCATTTACCTGAAAGAAGCTCCTGTCCAGGAGCGAAGGGCCGCCTAA